GCCTTTTGATTGGTGACAAGCGCCTGAATGGTGGAAGAGCCCTTAACTATGCTGACTACAGTAAAGGATTATTGGACGGCACGAGTTCGTACGGTCTTAAAATGGAAATCGGCCCCGGCCAACCCATCAATCGCCTTTGGGTCACGATGATGCAAGCCTTTGGTATTCCAACCTCAGCTTATTTCGGCAAGTACGGTTCGCGCACAGACACTTTTGGCAATTGGGTGGACTATTCTAGCTTAGGCGACTACGAAAACCCTTTCAAAACAGTTCAAAGAGCGCAGTTGATTGGGTCCGCGCTGCCAAAAGTATTGAAATAGATTCGAAGCCCGCTCTGACCTACATCTTGTTTTTACCTAAAATAGGTTATAAACATCCTATTTTAGGTAATTTTCAACTGTCTCTTGAGTATTTCCTAAAATCCACCCAATGCGTGATGGATCGCCTCTCGGCTTGGTTTCACTGGGACGACAGAAGAAGCCTCATTCATGCTCTCTGGATCTGCGAAAAGCATCCCATCAACTTAGATAAAATCAAGCGCTGGGCCGCCAAAGAAAATGCAACCGACAAATTAGAAGAGTTCATCTTTCAATATAGAAAATTAAAAGCAAAATAGTACTCAACTCCTCTTTGCGAGCGGCGCCTGTAAGCTTTCGACCACAGTTATGAATCAGCGATCACTCTGAATCATGTTCCACCATTACACTCAACAACAAGGGATCAAAAGGATTTTGGAGGCTGTTGACTTACCTATCTCATCAATAATCTAATTTAGGCGCATAAGTGAGGGAATGTTCTATGTTTAAATTAATTTTTTCTCTGCTATTAATTTGCCTTCATGGTCATCAAGCAATTGCCAGTTGTGAAACATCTTGGAAAATTTCAAATATAAAGAAAATATCAACAGGCGATAATTTTGTTTGCGCTATGGGAGACAGCATTGAATGCCGCGGAAAAAAGAATAAATATGGAATTAGTGAAATCCCATATTTGAAACAGCCCAAAGATTTATCTTCAGATGGGAACGGCGCATGTGCAATTGATGAAGAAGGGTTGAAATGCTGGGGAAGCATGAAATACACCTCTGAAGTTCCTCAATTGAAAAATCCGTCAGAAGTTTCTTTCAAAACCCCTGATGCTTTGTGCGTAGCAAACAATGAAGAGGTTGAATGCCGCGCTCAGAAAGGTGGAAAAATTGTACTACCTTTTGGCATTAAACACGTTTCTCAGTTGTCGCTAGGTGGCGATTATGGCTCTTACTTTGGGAGCCCGCGATTTGGCTGCGGAATAGTAAGTGGCCAATTAGAATGCTGGGGAGATAATTACTATGGACAAACGGATGCCCCGCAAACTTCAAATCCAATGGCTATAGCTGTTGGCGAGAAACACTCCTGTGTATTAGATGACTCTAAAGTTAAGTGCTGGGGGGATTGGGGTACTAATGGACAGACAATTGTACCAAAAGGTCTGAACTCAGTTACTCAACTTGTAGCTTATCCATTTGAAACATGTGCATTGAAGTCTAATGGAGAGATCAGTTGTTGGGGTATGGGTAGTTATCTTATGCCGCCAAAGAATTTATTTGCGGCAAAGCAAGTGGTCATCGGTCGTTTCTTTAAATGTGCTTTGGGAAGTGATGAAGTTAGGTGTTGGGGATCAGGAGATAGTTGCCCTCAATTTTGATTTAAATCTCTTGTTTTCAAATACAAGGCTCAAATAAAATAGCCCTGACTTCACGATCAGGGCTATTTTATTTTACTGCAGGTATTGCTGCCGCATCGCTTCGGCGTAGCCAAGAAGCACTGCGACCAGGAACAGGACCTGGCACCTACTTGAGTAACGGCTTCAGGAATTTCCCCGTTTCGCTGTCTTTGACCTTCGCGACTTGCTCAGGCGTGCCGGTGGCAACGATGTAGCCGCCGCCCTTACCGCCATCGGGGCCCAAGTCCACGATGTGATCGGCACACTTGATCACTTCCAAGTTATGCTCGATCACAAGAAGCGTATTGCCTTGGTCGGCAAGATCCTGAATCAACTCCACCAATTTTTTAACGTCGTCAAAGTGTAAGCCCGTTGTTGGCTCGTCCAAAATGTATAACGTCTTCCCGGTGCCACGACGGGAAAGCTCTTTAGAAAGCTTCACACGTTGCGCTTCACCACCCGACAATGTCGTCGAGCTCTGACCGAGAGTCATGTAATCCAAACCCACGCGGTTGAGTGTTTCAAGCTTACGATAGATTTGCGGCAAAGCCTTAAAGAATTCCAAAGCTTCGAGCACCGTCATGTTCAAAACATCGGCGATGGATTTGTTTTTGTATTTCACATTCAAAGTTTCGCGGTTGTAGCGCGCACCCATGCAGGTCTCGCAACGAACGAACACGTCACTCATAAAGTGCATTTCAACGCGGATTTGACCGTGACCCATGCAGGTCTCACAGCGACCACCCTTCACGTTAAAACTAAAACGACCTGGAGCATAGCCACGCAGTTTTGAATCCGGCAGATTCGCATACAGATCGCGAATCATCGGGAATAGTCCCACATAAGTTGCCGGAGTCGAACGCGGCGTACGTCCAATCGGTCTTTGATTGATATCAATAACTTTATCGATGTGCTCAAGCCCCTCACACTTATCAAAGTGCGAAGGTGAAGCATTGGCTTTATAGAATCTCTGCGCCAGAAGTTTGTACAGGGTATCGATGATGAGCGTGCTCTTACCGCTGCCGGAAACGCCCGTAACCGCTGTGAAAGTTCCCAAAGGAATTTCCAGCGTCACATTACGAAGATTGTTCCCCGTCGCGCCGATCAGGCGCAACTTATTGCCATTCCCCTTGCGGCGCTCTTTCGGCATGGTGATTTTCATTTCGCCCGAAAGATACTTACCCGTAAGACTATTCGGATTCGCTTCGATCTCAGCCGGAGTTCCCTCCGCCATCTTCGCGCCACCGAGACTTCCCGCACGCGGGCCTAAATCGACAACGTGATCAGCAAAGCGAATCGTATCTTCATCGTGCTCTACGAGAACGATGGTATTGCCACGCTCTTTCAGTTCACCGATGATTTCCAGCAATCTGTGATGATCGCGCGGATGCAAACCGATCGACGGTTCATCCATCACATACAAAACGCCAATGAGGGAAGAACCCACTTGAGTCGCCAGGCGAATCCGCTGAGCTTCACCACCCGAAAGCGTGCGCGAAGGACGATTCAGAGACAAATAACCCGTGCCCACGCGGATCAAGTAATCCAAGCGCGCCACGATTTGTTTGTTAATCTTTTCGGCGATCATTTGATCTTTCGGTTTCCACTTCAGATCCTTGACCCACTCGCGAAG
The sequence above is drawn from the Bdellovibrionales bacterium genome and encodes:
- the uvrA gene encoding excinuclease ABC subunit UvrA — encoded protein: MASNQEFDGIVVKGAKEHNLKDVSVVIPRNKITVFTGLSGSGKSSLAFDTVYAEGQRRYVESLSAYARNFLEQLKKPEVDSVTGLSPAIAIDQKSVSTNPRSTVGTVTEIYDYMRLLFAKVGTPECPIHHLPVTSQTPQQILEEIIKKGSKNPQAAKFYVLAPMAQGKKGEFLAEFQRWARKGFVKAQVDGKMIDLENATKLAKTKTHDIDLVVDQIILKDSIKHRLAESINTALSMANGRVIIQTMNGERVSYSLKSACPECGYSFPEIEPRIFSFNNPRGACETCNGLGTADLVEEEEYSEGDVGGRRLEKVKYVYKGKKVSASNDEEEEEQEEMVLSECPTCHGARLKQESLNVKIGEKNISELSSLSAVELREWVKDLKWKPKDQMIAEKINKQIVARLDYLIRVGTGYLSLNRPSRTLSGGEAQRIRLATQVGSSLIGVLYVMDEPSIGLHPRDHHRLLEIIGELKERGNTIVLVEHDEDTIRFADHVVDLGPRAGSLGGAKMAEGTPAEIEANPNSLTGKYLSGEMKITMPKERRKGNGNKLRLIGATGNNLRNVTLEIPLGTFTAVTGVSGSGKSTLIIDTLYKLLAQRFYKANASPSHFDKCEGLEHIDKVIDINQRPIGRTPRSTPATYVGLFPMIRDLYANLPDSKLRGYAPGRFSFNVKGGRCETCMGHGQIRVEMHFMSDVFVRCETCMGARYNRETLNVKYKNKSIADVLNMTVLEALEFFKALPQIYRKLETLNRVGLDYMTLGQSSTTLSGGEAQRVKLSKELSRRGTGKTLYILDEPTTGLHFDDVKKLVELIQDLADQGNTLLVIEHNLEVIKCADHIVDLGPDGGKGGGYIVATGTPEQVAKVKDSETGKFLKPLLK